A stretch of DNA from Aquificaceae bacterium:
TTCACCTACTCTCAGCCTATTGTGTATCCAAGCATCTTGAGGCTTGCAGGTGAAGTCTACAAGTTTCAAAGCACCGCCTTGGACTATCGTATAGAAACGGAAAAAAACAGGCTTGCAAGCGAGGTATACTCCCTCTTTTATAATGCCCTTTATCTGAAAGAACTTCTAAAGGTTATGGAGGAGGAGCTTGCCCTTCAAAGGGAGATAAGGGATTTTGTGGAGAGGAGCTTTAAACTTGGTGAGACCACGAGGCTTGAGCTTTTGAGGGCAGAAAGGGAGCTTGAGCTCCTTGAGGGTGAAAGGAGAATAACAGAGGCAAGATACAGAGGTGTCCTTAAGGAGCTTTCGGTTATGGTGGGTAAGGACGTAGACAAGGTAGAGGGAGAGTTTACACTTCCTGAATGGAAGGAAATGAACCTTGAAGATACGCCTCTTTTTGCATACTATCGTCTTGGAAAAGAGAGCATATCCAAGCAGGTGGAGGTGGAAAGGCTCTTGGCAAAGCCTACCTACTCACTAAGCCTTACTGGAGAGAAGGTTGGGGACAGGGAATATGGCTTTAGGGTGGGTCTTACTGTGGGTCTTCCCATCTTTTACAAAAGACAGGGAGAGCTCTTAGAACTCAGTGCCCAGAGGGAGCTTCTGCTTGCGGAAGAAAAAAGTCAAAAACAAAAGGCTTTAGCCCAGCTTAACTCTTCAAAAACTCAGTATGAGGAGATAAAAAGACAGGTAGAAAGAATACAAAGGGAGCTAATACCACAGGCACAAAAGGAGCTTGAGCTTGCCTTCAAAAGCTACAAGCTAAGAACCATAACCCTTCTTGAGCTCTCTCAGACAAGGAAAAGCTACTATGACCTCTTAAAGAGGAAGTTAGAACTTCTCCTGCAGGCGCATACAGAGTATGCAAAGGGCATAGCCTACGGAGGGTCAAAATGGTGTGGATGTTATTGATACCCTTTGTGGTGTTTGCACAGGTTATAAGGGTAGAACCTGCAAGCATGGAAAAGCTGGGGATAAGAACGCAGAGGGTAAAGATAGAAACTCAAAGCCCAGAGCTTAGGATACCAGCCCAGCTAAAGGCGGACGCAAGCATGAGCGTGGAGGTTTACGCACCCATTGAGGGTATAGTAAAAAAGCTATACGCAAAGGAAGGAGACAGGGTTAGGAAAGGTCAGCCTCTGGCGGAGGTTTACTCTCCAAGGATAGCGGAGCTAAACGCTCAAATTCGTATGGCAAAGGTAAGGCTTCAGACCGCAGAAGACCTTCTCAAAAGGGAGGAACTCCTCTATAAGGAAGAGGTCATACCCTACGCAAGATACTTCTCCGCAAAGGTGGAATATGAAAGGGCACTTTCCGAATACAAAGCACTTTTGCAAAGCAGGGACTCTTTTGGAGAGGTCAGAGGGGACAACCTTTTGATAAGGAGTCCAAGGTCTGGGGTGATAGTGGAGCAGAAGGCGGTGCTTGGTTCTTCTGTGGGGTTGGGGAGTATGCTCTTTAAGGTCCAAGACTATTCAAGGCTGTGGGCTTATGCCTATGCGGACCCAGGCTTTAGGGTAGAGGGAAACAGCTTTTTGGAGTATGAGGGAAGGCTTTATCCTGCGAGGCTTGAGTGGGTCTCTCCGAGGCTTGACCCAGCCACTGGTAAACAGGTTCTGCGTTTTGTGGTGGAAAACAGGGACAGCAGTCTAAAGGAGGGGTTAAAGACGCAGATAGTAATAAGGGGAAAAGCCCAAAGGGGTGCTTGGCTTCCCGTTTCTGCGGTTCAGAGGGTAAAGGGTCAAGAGGTGGTCTTTGTGAGGGTAAAGGATGGCTTTGAGGTAAGAAGGGTAAGAGTGCTCCTTTCCTCTGGAAACAGGGTCATGGTGGAGGGTCTCTCCGACGGAGAAGAGGTGGCAACAGAGGGTGTTATATTCCTCAAGGCACAGGCGGAGCGATGATTAAGAGGCTCTTAGCATACAGGCTTTTTGTGCTTTTGCTCCTTCCCTTTGTGGTGGTCTATGGTGTGTATAGCTTTCTTAAAATCCCAGTGGATACCTTTCCAGACCCAACTCCCACGCAGGTGGTTATATACACAGAAACGCCCGGCATGTCCGCAGAGGAGACGGAGCTTCTCGTCACAAAACCTATAGAGTCCGCACTCTCTGGCATAAAGGATGCGGAGCTTGTAAGAAGTATAAGCCTGCCGGGGCTCTCTTATGTGAGCGTCTTTTTCAAGGATGGCACTGACATATACTTTGCCAGAAACCTTGTCTCTCAAAAGCTCTCGGAGGTGCAGGGGCTTTTGCCACAGGGTTTTGTCCCTCGCATGGGTCCAAACACCTCAGGTCTTGGAAACGTGATGTTCTACATCCTACAGGATACCACAGGTAAATACAGCCTTGAAGACCTAAAGACCTTTCAGGAGTGGAGGGTCAAGCCCATTATAAAGGCTGTGGATGGAGTGGAGGAGGTGTCCCAATGGGGTCCAGAAAAAGCCTTTCTTGTAAAGGTGGACACACAAAAGCTCCTTCAGTATAACCTAAGCCTGTATGACCTAATACATGCCCTTGAGGAATACGGACAAGTTGCAGGAGGAGGCTTTATCCAATCTCCCGAGGGTGATTTGGTGGTGCGTGGTCTTGGAAGATACGCAAGCGTAGAGGACCTGCTAAAAGTGCCTGTAAAAAAGACAGAGGATACCTACATAAAGCTCGGAGATATTGCACAGGTTGTCCCCGGTGAGCTTCCCAATAGAAGGGGTGCTTTTACCTACAAGGGTCAAGAGGTGCAGGGCAACATAGTCCTCAAAAGGGTTGGCGTGAACACTATGGAGCTCGTGGAAAGGCTAAATAGGGCAATAGAGGAAGCCAAAAAGGTCCTACCGCAAGGCGTGGACATAAAGGTCATATACGACCAAGCATACCTCACCCAGAAGGCTATTAGCACTGTGGAGAGAGCTCTCATAGAGGGTATAGTCCTCATAACCATAGCCATAGCCTTGTATCTTTGGAACTTGAGGGTGGCACTTCTTGTGGTGCTCTCTATCCCACTAACTCTCCTCATTACCTTTTCTCTTCTTAAGAACCTTGGCATATCCGCAAACCTTATGACCATGGGAGGTCTTGCTATAGGCTTGGGTCTCTTTGCGGATGCCAGCGTGGTGGTGGTAGAAAACATATACAGACACCTTTCAGAAAACCGTCAGGCTTCAAAGACCACGCTCATAGTCTCCTCCGTCCAAGAAATAGTAAAGCCCCTAACCTTTGCCATTCTCATCATCGCAGTGGTCTTTCTGCCCATCTTTACCTTTGAATCGGTGGAAGGCAAATACTACAAGCCTTTGGCTCTTACCATAATCCTTGCTTTGCTCTCCTCTCTCTTTGTTGCCTTGGTCTTTATGCCCGTGCTCTCCTACTGGCTTCTCAAGGGAGGGAAGGAAGAAAGTGCCCTCTTTTCCGCCTTGAGAAAAAGGTATGTTTCCCTTCTTTCCTTTGCCTTTAGGGTAAGACCTGTGGTGCTTTTGCTTGCCCTTACTTCCTTTGTGTTTTCTTTGTATTTGCTTTCAAGGGTTGGAAAGGAGTTTGCTCCACCCCTTGAGGAGGGTGCGGTGCTCGTAAAGTCCTTCCTTGACCCTAATGTGTCCCTTGAGGAAGCCAAGAGGGTGGCAAGGCTTGTGGAAGAGACCGCCTTAAAATACCCAGAGGTAGTCCACACCTTTTCCAACATAGGAAGGGCAGAAGTAGGAGAGCCAGAGGATGTGAGCTACATAGAAACCTTTATCATACTAAAGCCCGTAAGCGAGTGGAGGAGCTTTAAAAGCAGGGTTGAGTTTGAAGAGCTTCTAAGAAAGGACTTGGAGGGCGTGCCTGGCGTGGAGTTTAGCTTTACCCAGCCTATACAGATGCGTATAGACGAGCTTCTCTCCGGAGTAAAGGCAACCCTTGCCATAAAGGTGTTTGGAGAAGACCTTGAGAAGATAAATCAACTGGCAGGAGAGATAGAGAAGCTGGTAGCCCAGACAAGGGGTGCGGTGGACGTGGAAACGGAAGCTCAATCGGGTAAACTCCAACTTAGGATAGTTCCCAAAAAGGAGATGCTCCAGAAGTATAACCTTACCACTCAGGACATAATGAAGGTGGTCTCCTACTACCTTGGTGGTTCAGAGATAGCACAGCTCCAAGAGGAGACCATACTCTTCCCTGTAGTCCTAACCCTTAAGGAAAAAACCTTGGAAGAGGTAAAGTCTTTGCCCGTGCTTACGCATAATGGTAGCCTTCTTACCCTCTCGGAGGTGGCGGACGTATACATAGCGGAAGGCTACAACAAGATAAGAAGAGAAAATGGCATGAGGTATGCACTTGTTCAAAGCAATCTTACTGGAAGAGACTTGGGAGGCTTTGTGCAGGAGATAAAGACAAAGATAGAGAAAGACATAAAACTTCCCGAGGGATACTACATAGCCTTTGGAGGACAGTTTGAAAACCAAGAGAGGGCTATGAAGAGGCTCATGATAGCGGTTCCCTTGGCTATAGGGCTCATATTCTTGCTTTTGTATATGAACTACGCTTCTTTGAGGGATGCCCTTGTGGTTATGCTAAACGTGCCCTTTGCGGTAGTGGGTGGCGTTATAGCCCTTTACCTTTCTGGCTACAACCTCTCTGTGCCCTCTGCAGTGGGATTTATCGCAGTTTTCGGTATTGCGGTTCTAAACGGAGTGGTGCTTATCTCCTACGCAAGAAGCCTTATAGAGGAGGGTGTGCCCGTTAGAGAAGCTCTCTTCCAAGCAGGCTCAAGAAGGCTAAGACCCATACTTATAACCGCCACCGCCGCATCCCTTGGACTTTTGCCCATGCTCCTAAGCAGAGATATAGGCTCTGAAGTGCAAAAACCCCTTGCAGTGGTGGTAATAGGAGGTATATTTACTTCTACCATGCTAACTCTTGTGGTGTTGCCACTGGTTTACGAGCTGGTGGCAGGGAGGAGGAAAAATGGAACTCATTAAACTACACCCACCCTTTACCCACTTTGCCATAGCCATGCCCGTAGCCCTTTTGATAATAGACCTATACTATCGCATAAGGAAAAAGGACCCCGATGGTCTTCATATGACCTTTAGCCTACTTGGAAGCCTGTCGGTAGTGCTCGGAGCTATAAGCGGGATGATAGCCTACGAGCCTATAGAAGACAAGCTCTATCAAATAGGCATCTTCTCAACTCACAAATACTTGGGGCTTTTGTTGGCTGTGTATTTCCTTGCCTTGCTTGGTGTAAGGCTTAGCTTTTCAAAAACCCCAGCCATGAGGAGCTTGTTTACGGTGATGCTCCTGTTGGGAATCGCCCTCCTTTTTATACAAGGAAACCTTGGAGGCTCGGTGGTCTACGACCATATGGTAAAGCCTTGGCTTGAAAAGTAGTTATTCCGTGCCCCAGAGCCCTCTTCTCTTTTCCTTTGCTTCCCTTTGAGCTTGTAAGAACCTTTCCTGATACTTTACATTCGGAGGAATGGTGTATACCATAGCGTAGCCTTCTCTTAGGAGAAGCTCGTTGAGCATCCTGCCATCACTAAGCCAAACATAAGCCAAGAGCCTTCCATACCTGTCTGTTTTTTGCACGTCAAACTCAAGGTATACGGTTTCTCCTTCTGGTAGCAGTCTCTTGGTAAACTCCGTAGAAGCCTTACCCATTCTGATTATCTCCTCAACGCTTTTACCACTTCTTTCCGCATCTCTCCTTGCCTTGGGATTGTCCGAGCTCTCTGGAGTATCCACACCTATGAGCCTTACCCTCACGTTCTCGCCAGAGGAAAGCCTGCAGTGGAAAGTATCTCCATCCACCACACGCACTACAGTGCAAGGTGTGGTGTTTTCTGGAACTTTCGCTGGCTGGCTACCACCACAGGAGACTACCGCAAAAAACACCAAAATCAGTAGCTTTACATACAAACGCATGGAATAATTATAAACCAATTTGGTATGCTCCTGTGCTATATTTTTAAAAATGGAAAGAAAGCTCTGGGAAGAAGCTCTTGTTGAGGAGGTTATCTACCTTATAGCCCACCTTGCCCATGCGGAGCAACACCTTATGGAGCTGGAAGGCGAGACAAAACTTGAAGACCTCATAACCTACATAGACGAGCTAAGAAACAGAAGAAAAAGCGTGGGAAACCTTCTTTTCTCTATCCTTGAGGTTTCTGGCGAATCCGGTGGAGAGTTCAGGAGCAAGGTGGAAAGCCTTTGGTGCACTCTTAAGCATCTTTCTATGGCTATGGTTCACTGT
This window harbors:
- a CDS encoding thermonuclease family protein encodes the protein MRLYVKLLILVFFAVVSCGGSQPAKVPENTTPCTVVRVVDGDTFHCRLSSGENVRVRLIGVDTPESSDNPKARRDAERSGKSVEEIIRMGKASTEFTKRLLPEGETVYLEFDVQKTDRYGRLLAYVWLSDGRMLNELLLREGYAMVYTIPPNVKYQERFLQAQREAKEKRRGLWGTE
- a CDS encoding TolC family protein, producing MLLAFVLLLCSLSFALDLKEAINSAIENSPYIKGLSAERLVYEGKRLSYRSGLNPSLSLEVGNFGTSKESFSKAPLYNFTYSQPIVYPSILRLAGEVYKFQSTALDYRIETEKNRLASEVYSLFYNALYLKELLKVMEEELALQREIRDFVERSFKLGETTRLELLRAERELELLEGERRITEARYRGVLKELSVMVGKDVDKVEGEFTLPEWKEMNLEDTPLFAYYRLGKESISKQVEVERLLAKPTYSLSLTGEKVGDREYGFRVGLTVGLPIFYKRQGELLELSAQRELLLAEEKSQKQKALAQLNSSKTQYEEIKRQVERIQRELIPQAQKELELAFKSYKLRTITLLELSQTRKSYYDLLKRKLELLLQAHTEYAKGIAYGGSKWCGCY
- a CDS encoding CusA/CzcA family heavy metal efflux RND transporter, yielding MIKRLLAYRLFVLLLLPFVVVYGVYSFLKIPVDTFPDPTPTQVVIYTETPGMSAEETELLVTKPIESALSGIKDAELVRSISLPGLSYVSVFFKDGTDIYFARNLVSQKLSEVQGLLPQGFVPRMGPNTSGLGNVMFYILQDTTGKYSLEDLKTFQEWRVKPIIKAVDGVEEVSQWGPEKAFLVKVDTQKLLQYNLSLYDLIHALEEYGQVAGGGFIQSPEGDLVVRGLGRYASVEDLLKVPVKKTEDTYIKLGDIAQVVPGELPNRRGAFTYKGQEVQGNIVLKRVGVNTMELVERLNRAIEEAKKVLPQGVDIKVIYDQAYLTQKAISTVERALIEGIVLITIAIALYLWNLRVALLVVLSIPLTLLITFSLLKNLGISANLMTMGGLAIGLGLFADASVVVVENIYRHLSENRQASKTTLIVSSVQEIVKPLTFAILIIAVVFLPIFTFESVEGKYYKPLALTIILALLSSLFVALVFMPVLSYWLLKGGKEESALFSALRKRYVSLLSFAFRVRPVVLLLALTSFVFSLYLLSRVGKEFAPPLEEGAVLVKSFLDPNVSLEEAKRVARLVEETALKYPEVVHTFSNIGRAEVGEPEDVSYIETFIILKPVSEWRSFKSRVEFEELLRKDLEGVPGVEFSFTQPIQMRIDELLSGVKATLAIKVFGEDLEKINQLAGEIEKLVAQTRGAVDVETEAQSGKLQLRIVPKKEMLQKYNLTTQDIMKVVSYYLGGSEIAQLQEETILFPVVLTLKEKTLEEVKSLPVLTHNGSLLTLSEVADVYIAEGYNKIRRENGMRYALVQSNLTGRDLGGFVQEIKTKIEKDIKLPEGYYIAFGGQFENQERAMKRLMIAVPLAIGLIFLLLYMNYASLRDALVVMLNVPFAVVGGVIALYLSGYNLSVPSAVGFIAVFGIAVLNGVVLISYARSLIEEGVPVREALFQAGSRRLRPILITATAASLGLLPMLLSRDIGSEVQKPLAVVVIGGIFTSTMLTLVVLPLVYELVAGRRKNGTH
- a CDS encoding DUF2231 domain-containing protein; its protein translation is MELIKLHPPFTHFAIAMPVALLIIDLYYRIRKKDPDGLHMTFSLLGSLSVVLGAISGMIAYEPIEDKLYQIGIFSTHKYLGLLLAVYFLALLGVRLSFSKTPAMRSLFTVMLLLGIALLFIQGNLGGSVVYDHMVKPWLEK
- a CDS encoding efflux RND transporter periplasmic adaptor subunit, with product MVWMLLIPFVVFAQVIRVEPASMEKLGIRTQRVKIETQSPELRIPAQLKADASMSVEVYAPIEGIVKKLYAKEGDRVRKGQPLAEVYSPRIAELNAQIRMAKVRLQTAEDLLKREELLYKEEVIPYARYFSAKVEYERALSEYKALLQSRDSFGEVRGDNLLIRSPRSGVIVEQKAVLGSSVGLGSMLFKVQDYSRLWAYAYADPGFRVEGNSFLEYEGRLYPARLEWVSPRLDPATGKQVLRFVVENRDSSLKEGLKTQIVIRGKAQRGAWLPVSAVQRVKGQEVVFVRVKDGFEVRRVRVLLSSGNRVMVEGLSDGEEVATEGVIFLKAQAER